agagagcgagagagagagacatgccCAGGCTCTCTCGAttaaggagagaaaaaacgtTTGTGAGTGGGCCATTTTAGTAGCTCACTTTACGCAAATAAGCGatggaaagaagaggagcacagcGCTCCAGGTGACAACTCCCAATACAATCGTGTCTTAAGTCTCTTCTAGAGATCGCCATGATCGACACATCTCTAGGATCCAGTCGAGGAGGGGAACGGAAAGGGCGAGTGGTGACTAGTCTTGCAAGTTCTGTGTActcctgtgcgtgcgtccgTGCATGCGCTCACCCAACTAGAAACAGCGCGAGTGAGTATCTCACTTATCGACACCCCATTGGTGCGCCCATGCTTACGATAGCGCACTTCGCTCCTGCTCATTCGcttttgcctttcctctcttctgtctTCTCTTGCCATAGCTCTACCTTATCAATCTGCACACAAGAGCACCAGACGCgcatacacagagagagagatgtgcCCGTGCAGAGTGTGCCCCGGGACAACGCTTACACGCCTGATGCAGTGACTCTCCACTGCACCCTCTCTCAATCGCTGTAGGACGTCTTTGTTTTGCAGGTGCTTCACCGTGGCTCGTTGTATATTCGCTGCATCTCGTCTTTGCTCTGCTCACCATCTCGGCctctgtgcgcctctcgctctctcgttgCACTTACGGTAGCCCAACTCGTCTACGCGCTCTGGCGAACGGAAGAGGCGCATGCGgtgtttttttccttctgcatgtctgggtgtgtgcgtatgtgcgctAGCTGTACATGAGAAAGCGCATGCACCGCTGCATCCATGGCGCAAAGGAGCCCCTGCGGCGTAAACGGGaaagcggctgctgctcttgtcgaATTGGTCGCGAGTTGCTACCCCTCCGCCACTGTTCTCTTCACTTCAGCAGCAGACAATACTGCCACTATAACTACGGGTAGCGGTGACGTCAGCAAAACCAGTGCGTTTGACGCATTGCTGGCGaagctgcacacacacagagctgAGAGCCAAGGCCTGACGGTAGACACCCCAGGATTCCAGCGCATCTTGGCACGCCGCCACATCGCTCCTGCCGGGTCGACAAGGGATGGAGCTCCATCATGGTGGTCTCTATTGTACGCAGCGGACGCTACAAGGAGTCCACCTCTTGCCGTTCCTCAGCGACCATCCCAGCCATCGCCGTTGCCTCACATCACACAGCCCATCCTTTGCTGCCCGGACGCCATCGTGTACATTGGTGGCGTCGAGATGCGAGATGTGGCGCAAGTGGTGATACCAACGCTTGTGGGAGCGGTGACAAGAGCTGAGGCGCCGCTGAACACCGTCGGCGTCGCGTCCTCCACACACCGGGCAGAGCGACAGGCACCTAGTTACTGCCGACGAAGGGTCGATTGGGCCGCCATCTGGGCGGATAAACAGTGCGCTCTGCGCGGAGCAGATCTGCTGGAGCTGTCGCTCGCCGTGCCGAGCGACCTGGCCGGCTGTGACGCGGTTGCTCCTCAGCGCATGCTGGTGTCCATTGCTAACCCTGACGTTACGTTGGCCGATCTGCACCGCCAAGTGCACGCCGCACGACGTGGGTCGCTGCGGACATCCTTTGgcttttctcttccgtgTGTGCAAGCAGCCCTGCCAAAGGCAGCGATACGCGCCGTtcgcgtgctgcggcggtggcagcaacaGATAGTGAAGTGCATGCCAAGCACGAGCGCCTTCTGGGTTTCCTCAATTAGCCACCTCCTGGATGCTGCGGTCCGCGATGCAACATCTCCACTGACGCAGCGAGCGGATGCGTGtgggcggcagaggcgggaGCTGGAGATGTccgaggtgcaggtgcgccacCTTTCGTCCATCGTACAGTCTGACACCAATCAGACGAATAGCGTAGGGCTGCCACCGGGGGAAGCAACGAAGTTGCTCACTTTTGTGCTCACGTCCACTGTCCTTCAACTGGCAGCCACGTCACCGTTGGACGCATGGAACGGCACGAACTACTTCCTCCCACCCGAGCTGTTTGATGGAAGCACGgacgccgaggtgctgctccGCA
This portion of the Leishmania panamensis strain MHOM/PA/94/PSC-1 chromosome 27 sequence genome encodes:
- a CDS encoding hypothetical protein (TriTrypDB/GeneDB-style sysID: LpmP.27.0700); the encoded protein is MAQRSPCGVNGKAAAALVELVASCYPSATVLFTSAADNTATITTGSGDVSKTSAFDALLAKLHTHRAESQGLTVDTPGFQRILARRHIAPAGSTRDGAPSWWSLLYAADATRSPPLAVPQRPSQPSPLPHITQPILCCPDAIVYIGGVEMRDVAQVVIPTLVGAVTRAEAPLNTVGVASSTHRAERQAPSYCRRRVDWAAIWADKQCALRGADLLELSLAVPSDLAGCDAVAPQRMLVSIANPDVTLADLHRQVHAARRGSLRTSFGFSLPCVQAALPKAAIRAVRVLRRWQQQIVKCMPSTSAFWVSSISHLLDAAVRDATSPLTQRADACGRQRRELEMSEVQVRHLSSIVQSDTNQTNSVGLPPGEATKLLTFVLTSTVLQLAATSPLDAWNGTNYFLPPELFDGSTDAEVLLRTMQGCTGPYLTFPLFSSLYRASCGDEQRPSRRLTQ